CGTGTTCGAGTTTCCGGGCCTTGTCGCCCAGGGCGATGATCTGGTCGATGTTCTCCAGGATCGTCTCGTCGAATCCCGGACGGGCGTGGTCGGGAATGCTGTCGAGGAGCATTCTGACGCGACCGCGGACGACGCTCATGTTGTTGCGGAGGTTGTGACGCAACACCCGGCTGAGCACGGAGATCGAGTTGGCACGCAGCGTTAGCGTCTCTTCGGTTCGTTTCCGTTCGAGCTCCCGTTCCAGGAGCCGAGCGATGAGCTCCGCGAACAGCGTGTCGCTCTCGCCGAACGGCTCGTCTCGAGCGGACTCCGAAACGAAACAGACCGTCCCGTAGACGTCCTCCCCGAGAACGAGAGGAGTGCCGTGATAGCAGCGTAGCCCGTGGGTCTCGAACGCGAGGTCGTCTTCCCAGCCTTGGGCGGGGGCGTCGTGGAGCGCGAGCGAGGTCGTCTCGTCGATCGCTCGCCGACAGTAGGTCGACCGCGGGTCCAGCGTCAGCCCGGTCGGAAAGCTCCCGTCCGGGGGGTCGGTGCTGACGATGACCTGCCAGAAGTCCGTGTCTCGGTCGATCCGCGTGAGGTGGGCGTGGTCGACCCCGAGATAGCGTTCCCCCAGTTCGAGGGCGGCCTGCGCCTTCTGTTCGAACGCGCAGTCCCGCTGTACGATCTCGTAAAGTTCGACGTGAGGGCTCTCGGTAGACGGCGATTCAGAACTCATCGGAGGACACCCCGGTGGCGGACGGCCGGAGTCGGCCGTGCCGTAGCACGGATGCCAAGCGGGTACCGACGGTGGTCATAAAACCAACATCACCCAGTGACATGTAATGTGTCTATGATAAAAATCCCACGGTTATGGCATGGTATACCAAGCATTCAGATTGTTCCATTTAGATATATCTGGAAAATGTTTGCGGATGCGGATCGGTTCGGCTCGAATCCGGTCCCGCGCACGCGTCTCCGATCGGTTTCCGACTCCCGACCGCCAGTCGAAACCGAGCTATCCTCAACGCTTGCCGCCGACTGCGTCCCTGCACAAACGCGACCGGTATCGGAGACCCCCGACAGCGTTCGCCGTTGTGACCCGCGTTAAACCGTTCCGGGCGGATGAGCGGGTATGGACACAGAGTTCGCGTACTGGGTCCCGAACGTCAGCGGCGGGCTGGTCGTGTCGGACTGGGAGACGGAGACGGACTGGACGTACGACTACAACCTCGATCTCGCCCGGACGGCGGAGGCGGTCGGCTTCGACTACGCGCTCGCACAGGCGCGGTTCTTCGGCAGCTACGGCGCCGAAAAACAGCTGGAGGCGCTGTCGATCGCCAACGCGCTCGCGGCGCAGACCGACGAGCTACACGTCATCGGCGCGGTGCATCCGGGCCTGTGGGAGCCCGGCCCGCTCGCGAACTTCATCGCCACCGCCGACCGCATCAGTGACGGTCGGTTCTCGATCAACGTCGTCTCCGGCTGGTTCAAAGGCGAGTTCACCGGGTTCGGCCAGCCGTGGCTCGCGCACGACGAGCGGTACGCCCGCTCGACGGAGTTCATCGAGGTCCTGAAAGCGCTCTGGACCGAGGACCGGGCGACGTACGACGGCCGCTTCTACACGATCGGGAAGGACATCGACGGGTTCGAGGGCGCGCCGTTGGAGCCGAAGCCGGTGCAGGACCCGTCCCCGCAGGTGTTCCAGGGCGGGAACTCGCAGGCGGCCCGGGAGATGGCCGCGAAACACGCCGACGTCCTCTTCATCAACGGCGGGAGCCTCCAGGAGATCCGCGCCGTCATCGAGGACGTCGAGGAGTACGCCGCGGAGTTCGGGACAGAGCCGCCCCGGTTCGCCGCGAACGCGTTCGTCATCCAGCGCGAGACGGAGGCGGAAGCGAAAGAGGTCCTCGAGGGGATCATCGAGAACGCCACCGACGAGGCGGTCGACGCGTTCAGAGAGCAGGTGAAACAGGCCGGCCAGTCGTCGGCCGAGGGCGACGGGATGTGGTCGGACTCCGACTTCGAGGACCTCGTCCAGTACAACGACGGGTTCAAGACCGGGCTCATCGGGACCGACGAGCAGATAATCGAGCGCGTCCGGAAGCTCGACGCCGTCGGCGTCGACGTCGTCCTCGCGGGGTTCCTCGACTACGGCGAGGAGCTCGAACGCTTCGGCGAGACGGTCATCCCGGCGGTCGAGTCGGCCGACCCGCTCGATCCGGACGAGGTCGACGGGGTCGACGAGATCGAGACGGTCGGCGGCGCGAAGGTGGCTCGGTAGATGACCGACCGAACGCTCCTCGGGATCGTCGGCAGCGTCTCCGCCGACTCCCGGACGCGGACCGCGGTCGAGATCGCGCTGGACGCGGCGGCCGACGAGCGTGGCGTGGAGACCGAAGTCCTCCACCTCGCCGACTACGACCTCGCGACCGCGGACGGACGCGGGATCGACAACCACGAGGGCGACACCGCGGACGCGCTCGAGCTGATCGTCGAGGCCGACGCGTACGTCGTCGGCACGCCCGTCTACCGCGGGTCGTACTCGGGCGCGCTGAAGAACCTCCTCGACATGGTGCCCCGCGGCGAGTGGCAGGGCGACGTGGCGCCGTTCGAGAACGCCGCGGTCGGGCTCGTCGCGACGGGCGCGACCGACCACCACTTCCTCGCGGTCGACCAGGAGCTCCGGCCGGCGTTCGCGTTCTTCGGCGCCCACGCGGTCGGGGGCGCGACGTACGCGAGCGGCGCCGACTTCGAGGACGGCGAGCTCGTCGACGGGAGAGTCCGCGAGCGCCTCGCGACGCTCGGCGAGGCCACCGTCGAACTGGCGGCGGCGATCGACGGCTCGGCGGCGCTCGGGTCGCTCGGGCCCGCGGTGTAGCCGTCTCACCGGCGTGCGTGGGAACGACCGTCGCTACTCGCGCGGCTTCGAGAGGTTCTCGACCTCGCCGCCGCAGTCGGGACACGTCGAGAGCCTGTCAGCGACGCCGTGGCGGGCGAGACACTCCCGGCATTCGTAGTGGGTCACCGCCTCACCGGTGGATGGAGTAGTGTTCCTTGTCATCACGTATCAGAGGCGCCGCTCGGAGATAAGCCGTCGGGTGCGACGCCGAGCGCGCCGGCCCTCCCTGTTATCCGCATTTTCGCGAGGATCCGGACATCGGGTGCCGCGATCTCGCCGTGACGAAAACAGATTTCGTGTACACTGTCATGGATTGCTGGTTGCACCAATCATATGTGGGCGTATTGTATCGGTTGACCCATGGCGGGACCGCCGATCCACGAGCTACACTTCGCGGAGGAACCGAGCGTCGATCAAGTTCCCGGTCCGAACTCGCGTCGCCTCCTCGACAGACAGGAGGCGATCGACAGCAGCGCGGTCGCGTACCCGAACGACATTCCGCTCGCGTTCGAGGAGGGGCGCGGCGCGACGCTGAAAGACGCGGACGGGAACGTCTTCCTCGACTTCTTCGCCGGCATCGGCGTCTACAACGTGGGGCACGCGAACCCCTACGTCAACGAGGGCGTCCACGAACAGATCGACAAGCTCACGCACACCGTCGACTTCCCGACCGAGCCCCGCCTCGACCTCATCGACAAGCTCGACGAGATCGCGCCCGGGGACCTCGCCGGCAACAGCCGGTTCGTCTTCGGCGGTCCCACCGGCAGCGACGCCGTCGAGGCGTCGATCAAGCTCGCGAAGTACAACACGGGCGGCCGCGGGCTGCTCGCCTTCCGGAACTCCTACCACGGGGCGACGACCGGCGCGATGAGCATCACGTCCAACAAGAAGTTCAAGAAGCCGTACGCGCCGCTCCTCCCCGACGTGGTCCACGCGCCGTTCCCGTACCCGTTCCGCGAGGGGCGGAGTCCCGAGGAGTCGGTCGACCGCGCGCTCGAGGAGGTCAGAGCGATAATCGAGGAGCCGTACGGCGGCCTCACGGACCCGGCCGGCATCTTCGCCGAGCCCATTCAGGGCGAGGGCGGCGTCGTCGTCCCGCCGGAGGGATTCCTCTCCGGGCTCCGCGAGATCGCCGACGAGAACGACCTCCCGCTGGTGTTCGACGAGATTCAGGTCGGGATGGGGCGCACGGGCGAATGGTGGGCGTCCGAGCATTACGACGTGACGCCGGACGTGATGACGACGGCGAAGGCGCTCGGCGGCAACGGCCAGCCGCTGTCGGGGACGATGTACCGCGAGGACCTCGACACGTGGGGGCCGGGCGACCACGCGGGCACCTACCGCGGCCACGTCCCCGCCATGGTCGGCGGCCTGCGCGCGATCGAGTACATCCAGTCGCACGACCTGCTCGACCACGCGACGGAGGTCGGCGCGTGGATCCGCGACCGCCTCCGCGACGCCGGCGACGGCGACCCGGGGCTCGGTCAGGTCCGCGGCAAGGGGCTGTTCGTCGGTGCCGAGTTCGTCGACGCCAACGGCGACCCCGACGACGACCGCGTCGAGGCGATCCAGGAGTACTGCTACGAGCACGGCGTCCTCGTCTGGACGGCGGGCCAGTACAGCAACGTGCTGCGGCTGCTCCCGCCGCTCGTCCTGACGCAGCGGCAGGCCGAAGTCGGCACCGAGATCATCGCCGACGCGATCGCTGCGACCGCTGAGTAGCGGCGTGCGGCGACGTTGACGCCGTCGGCGTCTGAGCCGCCCGTTACGTGGGGATCGTACCGTCGGAGGGCGCTATATCAGGGAGATCGCGATGACGGCGACACCCGCGATCCCGGCGGCGATACCGGTTCCGCGAGCGAACCGCTCGCCCCATGAGACGGTCCGTTCGAGCGAGAGGACGACCGTGATGAGCGCCATCCAGACGATGTTCATCGAGCCGACGACCACCATGAACGCGAACAGCGCCCAACAGCAGCCGACACAGAAGACGCTGAACTCCCAGCTCGTCCTGACGGCCCCGCGGACGCCCGGCCGGTGGTGACTCATGAGGAAACCGAGCGGCGAACGGCAGTACCGCAGGCACCGACGTTTGTACGGAGACACCTGATAGGCCGCCAACAGCAGAAGCGTTCCGCCCATCAGGAACCCGGCGTATCGGTGTCCGATGGTCGCGAGGGGGACCACCGCGTTGACGGCGAGCGGCACGATCCCTGTCAGCGTCCAGACGAGCGCGTACGTGCCCATGAACGCGACGACCCGCGCGGCCTTCCCCGCCGTCGTCGTCCCCTCGAGCGTCTTGTAGTAGAGTCTGAACAAGGGCACCGACGACGGGTACATCATCGCGATCATCATCACGCCCCACATGGCCACGTAGAGGCCGGTGCCGGTGAGTCCGTTCGACAACGCCGTCAGCTCCGGCACCCCGGGATCGGCCATCTGCATCCGCACGTCCACGGCGCCCCCCGTCGTCGGGAGCCGGCGAGTGACGATCGCGAGCCAGGCCAGCAGCGCGATCACGTAGGTGACGAGCGCGACGGCCGGGACGTCGTCACCGGGGAACCGCTTTCGGAACGAGTCTCGGAGATGCATGGAAATCGGACCGCGATCAGGCGTTCGCGAGCTCGAAATCCCCGAGGAACGAGTTGTTTCCCGAGACGTCCCACTCGAACGCGTCGTCGTAGGAGACGGTCGCGGTGGTCGATTGACCCATGCTCATTTCGAGCGTCTCCGTGAGCGGATGAGGTGAGATCGCGCCGAGATCACCGTTGAAGCCGTGTTTCCCGACCGCCTCCGTGGAGATGGCGTCGCCGACCTCGACCGAGAAGTTCGCGCCGTCTCGGGAGAAGGAGACGGGAGCGGTCGCGACGTCGGCGCTTTCGATATGGGCGTCGGCCGCCGCGGCGAAGATGCCGCCCGCTCGGCCGAGGTAGATGTCCTCGATCGCGGCTCGCTGCTCTTCGACGGCGGTTTCGTCGACGATGAGCACGACGTTCCAGGCGGTCTCCGGATCGAACATGACCCCCTCATCCGTGCGAATGAGCAGCGCGACGTCGAGTCCGCTCAGGTCGACGTCGCCGTACCGACCGTCCTCGATGTGAAACACGAACGAGCCCGTACAGACGCCGCCGTCGGGACGCTCCATCGCGATGCATTGACAGATGACGTCGCAGTTGCACGCTTCGACGTAGTCACCGGAGATCGACCACTGTTGTGTCATTGGTGAACACCGAACGCCGGTACACCGGTAGACACGATAAAGATTCCTAACGAAAGATCGTGATATTCAGGGTCGTCGGACAGTCTCGCCCGAGCGGACGCCCTACGCCGGCAGCGCCGACTCGGGCACCGTCCCGTCCTCGTTCCACCCGCGGACCTCGTAGTACGACTCGACGGCGTCGTCGAGTCCGGGGAGCTCCTCTTCGTACGGCAGTCGGTCGTCGTCGCCGTCGATCCCGCGCCGGTTGTTGAAGTGACGCTCTAAGGTCACCGTCCGCGCGCCCGCCGCGAGCAGCTCCTCGAAGTCGGCGTCGAAGAGGAGCTCGTAGCGCTCGGGCGTCATGAAGTCCCGCGAGAACTTGCAGACGACGCCGCTGTCGTTGAGCGCCATCAGGTTCTCGCGCTCGACGAGCCGCTCCGCCTTCCCCTCGAACCCCGCGGGCTCCATCGCCTCGTCCTCCTCAACGAGGGGGTACTCCACGGAGTAGAACGTCGCGTACATGTGGTCTGCGCCGCGGTTCGCGACCGCGTACGAGAGCGCCTGCCCGTGGAGGAGCCGCCCCTCGTGGGCCGCGAAGTCCATGTTCTTCACCGACCAGTTGCCGACGCCGAGTTCCTCGTGGATCCGGCCGATCCCCTCCGCGAGCTGATCGCCAACCCCGTCGCGGTGGGCGGTCTTCTCGACGAGGTCCCAGATGAGCTCGCGGTTGCCGAACTCCTCTTCGGCGGCGAGGTAGGCGGCGATCGTGTTGCCCGCGGAGATGGCGTCGAGCCCGTACTCGTCGCAGAGCCGGTTCGACTCCATCACGTCGACGATATCGTCGACTCCGGAGTTCGAGCCGAACGCCATCGCCACCTCGAACTCGGGCCCCTCGGTCTCGACGCCGCGCGCCTCGTCGCGGGTGGGGAGCTTGCAGGCGAACGCGCACGCCGAGCACGTCCCCTTCTTGTACTTCTTCTCCGCGACGGCGGCGCCGTTGATCCCCTCGACGCCCTCGAAGGAGCGCTCGGAGAAGTAGTACGACGGCAGCCCGTCCATCTCGTTCGCGAGGTCCATCACGGCCACCGTCCCCTGCTCTTTCATGATGTGGTCCTCGGTGGCGGCCTCGCGGTGAATGTCGTTCGCGGTCGCGTCGATGGAGAGCTCGGGCGCCGAGTCGCCGCCGAACGTGACGGCCTTGACGTTCTTCGCGCCGAGGACCGCCCCCAGCCCGCCGCGGCCGAACGCGCGCTCCTCGGTCGTCATGATCGACGCGAACCGGACCTCGTTCTCGCCCGCGGGCCCGATAGCCGCCGTCCGGTCGCTGGAGATGTCGTGCTCCTCGTCGAGGTAGCCGGCGGTCTCGGAGATCGTCGCCCCGGCGAGCTCCGGCACGGCCTCGAACTCGACGCCGTCGTCGCGCACGTGGACGACGACCAGCTCGTCGCTCGCGCCCGCCAGCTCGATCGCCCCGTACCCCGTCGCCGCGAGGTGGCGCGACACGAAGCCGCCGGCGTTCGACGACAGCAGCCCGTCCGTCAGCGGCGAGAGCGCGGTGCAGTTCGTCCGCCCCGTGAAGCTCATCTGGGACGCCTGCATCGGCCCGGTGGTGAACACGGCGCGGTTCTCGGGGCCGAGCGGGTCCGCGTCGAACGGGATCCGCTCGTGGGCGAGGCGCGTCGCCACGCCCCGTCCGCCGATGTATCGCTCCTGGACCTCCGTGATGTCCGTCTCGGCCGTCGTCCGGTCGCCGACGTCGATCGACAGCAGCGGCCCGGTACTGTGAAGCATGTCCGATCATCCGTGGACGCGGTACAAAAAACCGAGCCAACCCGTCCGAATTGAGGGTTTCACGCCCTCTCGGCCGCACTCACGAGACATCTCGTGGGGCGTCTGAGCGGCGCTTCGGGGCGAATTCACGGGATACGCGGGGAAGATGTACACAGTATCTGTTTTTAATGTACACGATAAATTTATACTGCTGCTGGCTGATCCCCTTCGTAGACGCCCTGTTATCATGCCACGGGAACACATCTTCGACGAGGCCGAGTACGAGCGGCGGGTGGCTCGGACGAAAGAGCGGCTGCGCGAGCGCGACCTCGACGCGATCGTCGTCAGCGACCCGGCGAACATGAACTACCTGACCGGCTACGACGGCTGGTCCTTTTACGTCCATCAGGCGGTCGTGGTGACGCCCGACCGCGACGAGCCGATCTGGATCGGCCGCGACATGGACGGCGACGGCGCGCGGGCGACGACGCACCTCGCCGAGGAGAGCGTCCGCGCGTACAGCGACGACCACGTGCAGTCGCCCCGCGACCTCCACCCGATGGACTACGTCGCCGGCGTCCTCGAGGAGCTGGGCGTCGCGGACGGGCGCGTCGGACTGGAGATGGACGCCGCCTACTTCACCGCGAAGTCGTACACCCGCCTGCAGGGGAACCTCCCCGACGCCGAGTTCGCGGACGCGACGCTGCTCGTCGGCTGGATCCGCGTCCGGAAGTCCGAACAGGAGCTGGAGTACATGCGGCAGGCCGCGCGAATCTCCGAGAACGCGATGCGGGCCGGCCTCGACGCCGTCGGCGAAGGGGTCCCGGAGTACGAGGTCGCCTCCGCCATCTACCAGCAGCTGATCGACGGGACCGACGAGTTCGGCGGCGACTACCCGGCCATCGTCCCGCTGATGCCGTCGGGCGACCACACGGGGACGCCGCACCTCACGTGGACGGACCGGCGCTACGAGGACGGCGACCCGGTCATCATCGAGCTCTCCGGCTGTCGGCACCGCTACCACTCGCCGCTCGCCCGGACGACGTTCGTCGGCGACCCGCCGACCGAACTGCGGGAGACCGCCGACATCGTGGTCGAGGGACTGGAGGCTGCGCTGGACGCCGCGGAGCCCGGCGTCACCTGCGAGACCGTCGAGAAGGCGTGGCGCACCACGATCGAGCGGTACGGGATAGAGAAGGAGGACCGCATCGGCTACTCGATGGGGCTCGGCTACCCGCCGGACTGGGGCGAGCACACCGCGAGCATCCGCCCGGGCGACGAGACGGTCCTCGAGGAGAACATGACGTTCCACATGATCCCCGGCATCTGGACTTCCGAGGTCGGTATGGAGATCAGCGAGACGTTCCGCGTCACGTCCACGGGCGCTGAGACGCTGGCCAACTTCCCCCGCGAGCTGTTCACCGCCTGACCGGGCTCTCCCCGGGCGACCGCACCCCTCCGATCAACCGTCCGCGTCCGGCGTGACGACCGCGTTCTCCAACTCGCCGCCCTCGTCGAGCGCCGCGACGTTGGTCGCGACGATGTCGGCCAGCCGGTCCCAGTGTTTGGGCGTGTGACCGCCGGTGTGCGGCGTGATCAGGCAGTTCTCTAAGTCCCAGAGCACGTGGTCCGGCGGGAGCGGCTCGGGGTCGGTCACGTCGAGCGCGGCGCCGCGAACGCTCTCCGTCTGGAGCGCGGACACCAGCGCGTCGGTGTCGACGAGCCCGCCGCGGGCCGCGTTGACGACGACCGCCTCGGGCGGGAGCGTCGCCAGCTCCGCCTCCCCGACCATCCCGCGGGTCAGGTCGTTGAGCGGGCACGCGAGCACGACGTAGTCGCTCCGGGCGAACGCCGCGTGGACGTCGTCGTCGTCGAAGCCCAGCACCTCGTCGGTGGGGCCGCCCTTCTCCGGCGTGTAGCGGATCCCGATCGTCTCCACCTCGAATCCCTCGAGCCGCTGGACGACCGCCTGCCCGATCGAGCCGAGCCCCACGACGGTGACGGTGCTGTCGGTGAACTCGCGCGACTGGAAGTGGCGCCACTCGCCGTTCCCCTTCCGGCGGAACCCCTCGTGGAGGTCGCGCGCGAACACGAGCATGTTGGCGATCGACTGCTCGGCGATGCCCGGCGCGTGGATGCCGCCCGCGTTCGTCACGGTCACGCCGTGATCGCGGAGCGCGTCGGTCGGCACGTGGTCGGTGCCGGCGAAGGTGCACGCGAACAGCTCCAACCGGTCGGCGCGCTCGAGGAGGTCGGCGTCGAGCGTGATTCCGGTCACGACCCGGGCCCGCGGCACGAGGTCGCGCTCCTCGGCGGGCGTCCGGGCGAGCGCGACGGTTCGGTCCGGGAGGCGCTCGCGGAGCGCCTCGGCGTACGACGCCATCGACAGGCCTTCCGTCCCCTCGCGCAGCACGACGATGTCGGGATCTGCGGTCTGGTCTGAGCTCATGAGCGGTGGGCGCGTCGGAACGACGCGTTGACCGATTATTGTGAGGGGGTTTCTTAGCCTTTTGTGTATCTCACGTACACGACAATTGTGTACAATCAACTACGCTTAAGAGGGTCGAGTGAGAGAGCCACTCGCATGAACGAACCGATCCGCGATCGGCTCGCCAGCGTCCGCCGACGATTCCACCGGCATCCGGAGCCCGCGTGGCGCGAGTTCCTCACGACGGCGACGCTCGTCGAGGAGATCCGATCGATCGGCGTCGACGAGCTCGCGATCGGTCCGGACGCGTACGACCCGGCCGACCGCATGGCCGTCCCCGACGCCGACTTGGGACCGTGGATCGAACGCGCCCGCGAGCACGGCGCGGACGACGAGCTGCTCGACCGTATGACCGGCGGGAACACGGGTGCCGTCGCCGTGCTCGACCGCGGCGAGGGTCCCGCGATCGGACTCCGCGTCGACATCGACGGGCTGTTCATCGAGGAGTCGACCGACCCCGACCACGACCCCGCAGACGAGGGGTTCCGCTCCGAGATCGACGGGACGATGCACGCCTGCGGTCACGACGTCCACATGACGTGGGGGCTCGCGGTCCTCGAGGCGATCGCCGAGAGCGACTTCTCCGGGCGGCTGGTCGTCTTCTTCCAGCCGGCCGAGGAGACCGGCGGCGGCGGCCACCTCATGGCCGAGAGCCGGTTCGCGGACGGCCTCGACTACCTGCTCGCGGTCCACGTCGGCCTCGACCACCCGACCGGCGAAGTCGTGGCGGGGATCGAGAAGCCGCTGGCGATGGCGCACCTGGACGCGACGATCGAGGGCACGTCGGCGCACGCCGGCAAGGCGCCAAACGAGGGCGACAACGCGATGCAGGCGATGGGGACGGCGATCGTGAACGCCTACGGAATCGCCCGGCACGCCGACGGGATGACCCGGGTGAACGTCGGGAAGGCCGAGGCCGGCACCGCCAGCAACGTCATCGCGGAGCGCGCGCACATGGAGGCCGAGGCGCGCGGCGAGACGACCGCACTGAAGGAGTACATGAAACGCCGGTTCGAGACCGTCGTGCGATCGGCCGCGACGATGCACGGCTGCCGCGGGACCGTCGACGTGGTGAGCGAGTCGCCGCGCGCCGACAGCGACCCGGAGCTGCAGGCGCTGGTGAGCACCGTCGCCGAGGGGGTCGACGGGATCGACAGCGTGCTCCCGGCGGCCGACTTCGGCGCGAGCGAGGACGCGACGTTCCTGATGGAGCGCGTACAGGAGGAGGGCGGGCTGGCGACGTACCTCATCGTCGGCACCGACCACCCGACGAGCCACCACACCCCGACGTTCGACGTCGACGAGCGGAGCCTCCGGCACGGCGTGGACGTCCTGGTCGGCGCGATCCGAGACCTCGAACGGCGGCACCCCGTGGCGCGGGCCGAGACGCCCGGAGACGCGAGTCCGACTCTCGAATGACCGACGGCGACACCGCCGATACAGACTCCGGAGGCGACGAGCCGGACGCATCACCGATCGTCACGCGAGCCGACGTTGAGGACGCCCGGCGCCGGCTCGACGACGTCGTGCATCGGACGCCGCTCGACACCTCGCGCACCTTCGCCGAGATGAGCGGGGCGGACTCGCTGGGGCTCAAGCTCGAACAGCTCCAGCGGACCGGCTCGTTCAAGATCCGTGGGGCGTACAACGCGATGGCGCGGCTGTCCCCGGCCGAGCGCGAGGCCGGCGTGATCGCCGCCAGCGCGGGCAACCACGCGCAGGGCGTGGCGCTCGCGGGCGACCTCCTCGGGATCGAGGCGACGATCGTCGTCCCCGAGGTGACGCCGGCGGCGAAGATCGCGGCGACGCGGGGGTACGGCGCGACCGTCCTCGTGGAGGGCGACATCTACGAGCGCTCCTACGAGCACGTCGTCGAGCGCGCCGAGGAAACGGGTGAGACGTTCGTCCATCCCTTCGACGACCCGGCCGTCATCGCGGGGCAGGGCACGGTCGGTCTCGAGCTGCTGGAGCAGTACCCCGCGATGGACGCCGTGCTCGTCTCGATCGGCGGCGGTGGGCTCATTTCGGGGGTCGGGACGGCGGTGGCGGCCGCGGACCGCGACGTCCGGGTGGTCGGCGTCCAGCCGGAGGGCGCGGCGCACGCTGGCCCCTCGCTGGAGGCCGGCGAGGTCCGGGCGCTCGACGGCGTCGACACCGTCGCCGAGGGGATCGCCGACACGCGGCTGTCGGAGACCACCCTCGCGGTCGCGAGCGAGGTCGTCGACGAGGTTGTGACCGTCTCCGACCGCGAGATCGCCGCGGCCGTTGCGCTGCTGGCCGAGCGCGAGAAGGCGGTCGCCGAGGGCGCCGGCGCCGCGCCGCTCGCCGCCGCGCTCTCGGACCGGCTGGACCTGTCCGACTCGAACCCGGCCGTCGTCGTGTCGGGCGGGAACGCGAACCTCACCGACCACGCTGAGCTCGCGCGGACCGGACTGTTCGAACTCGGGCGCTACGCGGAGGCGCGGCTCGCGCTGACGGGGTGGCCGGCGCGGGTCGGCGACGTGATCGAGGCGGTGACGGCCGAGGGCGCCGAGCTCGACGCGCTGGAGCGTGCGCGGCGAGCGGGGACCGACCACCCGAACCGCACGCCCGTGACGATCGGGATCGAGGGGCGCGACGCCGACCACCTCGATACGGTGCTGACGGCGGTCGCTGAGATCGATGGTGTGTCGGTCGTCGAGCGAACGGTCGGCGACGGGATTTGAGAAAATCAGCAGCGAAGCCCGCACCCCCGATTCGGCCCCTCAGTTCGCCGCCGCGCTCGCGCTGACGGCGTCGACCGCGTCGAGGAAGATCCCCGTGCCGAGCGCGATCTCGCGTTCGGTCGCGTCGAGCGGCGGCAGCAGTCGGATCGTCTTCTTCCCGCAACCGAGCGTGAGGAGGCCGCGGTCGAGGGACGCCTCGACGACGGCCGAGCGTCGCTCCGCCGTGTCGAACTCCACCGCGAGCATCAGCCCCTTGCCGCGGACGTCGACGACGGTGCC
Above is a window of Halorubrum depositum DNA encoding:
- a CDS encoding rubrerythrin-like domain-containing protein gives rise to the protein MTRNTTPSTGEAVTHYECRECLARHGVADRLSTCPDCGGEVENLSKPRE
- a CDS encoding DUF1326 domain-containing protein, which encodes MTQQWSISGDYVEACNCDVICQCIAMERPDGGVCTGSFVFHIEDGRYGDVDLSGLDVALLIRTDEGVMFDPETAWNVVLIVDETAVEEQRAAIEDIYLGRAGGIFAAAADAHIESADVATAPVSFSRDGANFSVEVGDAISTEAVGKHGFNGDLGAISPHPLTETLEMSMGQSTTATVSYDDAFEWDVSGNNSFLGDFELANA
- the sfnG gene encoding dimethylsulfone monooxygenase SfnG — its product is MDTEFAYWVPNVSGGLVVSDWETETDWTYDYNLDLARTAEAVGFDYALAQARFFGSYGAEKQLEALSIANALAAQTDELHVIGAVHPGLWEPGPLANFIATADRISDGRFSINVVSGWFKGEFTGFGQPWLAHDERYARSTEFIEVLKALWTEDRATYDGRFYTIGKDIDGFEGAPLEPKPVQDPSPQVFQGGNSQAAREMAAKHADVLFINGGSLQEIRAVIEDVEEYAAEFGTEPPRFAANAFVIQRETEAEAKEVLEGIIENATDEAVDAFREQVKQAGQSSAEGDGMWSDSDFEDLVQYNDGFKTGLIGTDEQIIERVRKLDAVGVDVVLAGFLDYGEELERFGETVIPAVESADPLDPDEVDGVDEIETVGGAKVAR
- a CDS encoding NADPH-dependent FMN reductase, which encodes MTDRTLLGIVGSVSADSRTRTAVEIALDAAADERGVETEVLHLADYDLATADGRGIDNHEGDTADALELIVEADAYVVGTPVYRGSYSGALKNLLDMVPRGEWQGDVAPFENAAVGLVATGATDHHFLAVDQELRPAFAFFGAHAVGGATYASGADFEDGELVDGRVRERLATLGEATVELAAAIDGSAALGSLGPAV
- a CDS encoding DUF2182 domain-containing protein; this translates as MHLRDSFRKRFPGDDVPAVALVTYVIALLAWLAIVTRRLPTTGGAVDVRMQMADPGVPELTALSNGLTGTGLYVAMWGVMMIAMMYPSSVPLFRLYYKTLEGTTTAGKAARVVAFMGTYALVWTLTGIVPLAVNAVVPLATIGHRYAGFLMGGTLLLLAAYQVSPYKRRCLRYCRSPLGFLMSHHRPGVRGAVRTSWEFSVFCVGCCWALFAFMVVVGSMNIVWMALITVVLSLERTVSWGERFARGTGIAAGIAGVAVIAISLI
- a CDS encoding aldehyde ferredoxin oxidoreductase family protein; this translates as MLHSTGPLLSIDVGDRTTAETDITEVQERYIGGRGVATRLAHERIPFDADPLGPENRAVFTTGPMQASQMSFTGRTNCTALSPLTDGLLSSNAGGFVSRHLAATGYGAIELAGASDELVVVHVRDDGVEFEAVPELAGATISETAGYLDEEHDISSDRTAAIGPAGENEVRFASIMTTEERAFGRGGLGAVLGAKNVKAVTFGGDSAPELSIDATANDIHREAATEDHIMKEQGTVAVMDLANEMDGLPSYYFSERSFEGVEGINGAAVAEKKYKKGTCSACAFACKLPTRDEARGVETEGPEFEVAMAFGSNSGVDDIVDVMESNRLCDEYGLDAISAGNTIAAYLAAEEEFGNRELIWDLVEKTAHRDGVGDQLAEGIGRIHEELGVGNWSVKNMDFAAHEGRLLHGQALSYAVANRGADHMYATFYSVEYPLVEEDEAMEPAGFEGKAERLVERENLMALNDSGVVCKFSRDFMTPERYELLFDADFEELLAAGARTVTLERHFNNRRGIDGDDDRLPYEEELPGLDDAVESYYEVRGWNEDGTVPESALPA
- a CDS encoding aspartate aminotransferase family protein, whose amino-acid sequence is MAGPPIHELHFAEEPSVDQVPGPNSRRLLDRQEAIDSSAVAYPNDIPLAFEEGRGATLKDADGNVFLDFFAGIGVYNVGHANPYVNEGVHEQIDKLTHTVDFPTEPRLDLIDKLDEIAPGDLAGNSRFVFGGPTGSDAVEASIKLAKYNTGGRGLLAFRNSYHGATTGAMSITSNKKFKKPYAPLLPDVVHAPFPYPFREGRSPEESVDRALEEVRAIIEEPYGGLTDPAGIFAEPIQGEGGVVVPPEGFLSGLREIADENDLPLVFDEIQVGMGRTGEWWASEHYDVTPDVMTTAKALGGNGQPLSGTMYREDLDTWGPGDHAGTYRGHVPAMVGGLRAIEYIQSHDLLDHATEVGAWIRDRLRDAGDGDPGLGQVRGKGLFVGAEFVDANGDPDDDRVEAIQEYCYEHGVLVWTAGQYSNVLRLLPPLVLTQRQAEVGTEIIADAIAATAE